In Synergistota bacterium, the genomic stretch GAGCCACGCTTCCGGATATGGGATATACCGAAGTTCAGGATAGATTTGGCGTCGAAGGGAAGGCAGAATTCGTGGCAAAGGTTCAAGATCTCATGTGTCTTTATGACTCCGCTAAGATGTGTAAGTTTACTCTCTTGGGAAGCGTTGGACCGCGGGATATGTTAAAGTGGTTAAACTATGCAACGGGTTTTGATTACTCTTTTGAAGAGCTTATGAAATGCGGCGAGAGGATATTTAACTTAAAGAGGCTCTTTAACGTGAAAATCGGTATAAGCAGGAAGGATGATACCCTTCCGCCCAGGATAGCTATACATGCTAAAGAGAGCGGAGGGGCAAAAGGGAATCTCCCTCCGTTTAACAAAATGCTTTACGAGTATTACAAATACCGTGGTTGGGATGAGCTCGGAAGACCAACCCCCGAAAAGCTCAAGGAACTTGGGATAGAGACATAACATGGTATAATTTAATAGTGAGAATAAATTTCGGATGGAGAAGAATAATGAATAATGGTAATAATAAAACAGCTTTAAACATAATAGATAATAGTCCAGGAAGAGAGCTAAAATTAGTTATAAAAGACCAACTTAAAAAATCAAAAGAAGCAAAGTTTGCTATAGGATATTTTTTCTTTGGCAAGTTAGTGGACTCTCAAACGCTATTCAAATATCTCATATATAAGAGGATGTAAAGATCAAGGAATTGATAGAGAAAATAAAAGCTCACGAATGGGTTAAAGTGATAGAGGGAGAAGGATGAGCTTAAAAGAATTAATCGCTAAGGGAGAATCGGAAACTCTGGAGTTTAAGAAATCTCTTTCGGAATGGAGGGAGATAGTTGAGACGGTATCTGCATTTTCTAACACAAAGGGAGGAACAATAGTTGTTGGTATTGGCGATAATGGGAAAATACATGGTGTAGCAATAGGCAAGAACACAATAGAGGATTTAACCAATAAAATTCTGACAAATACAGAACCAAAAATTTATCCCGAAATCACTACGGCAACTCTTGAAGAAAAAAGAATTATCCTGATAAAGGTAGAGAAATTCCCGTATGATGTTGTTCTTGCTTTTGGAAGACCTTTCAAAAGGGTAGGTAAAAGCACAGTGAGGATGAGTAAAGATGAATACAAGAAGAGCATCCTTGAGATACATAGAAAGGAATTATACTTTGATGGTCAGATATTAGAAGAAGCCAATATTGGAGATATTGATGAGAATAAACTGAAATCTTTTGTCAGAAAAGCAAAGGAAAGAAGAAATCTTGACATTGAAGAAACAGACGACATTCTGAACATTTTAAGAAAGTTAAAATTATTGAAAGGCGATGCTTTGACAAATGCTGGGATACTTTTATTTGGCAAAAATCCTCAGAAATTTTTCCATCAGGCAAGTATAAAATGTATTCGTTTTAAG encodes the following:
- a CDS encoding putative DNA binding domain-containing protein is translated as MSLKELIAKGESETLEFKKSLSEWREIVETVSAFSNTKGGTIVVGIGDNGKIHGVAIGKNTIEDLTNKILTNTEPKIYPEITTATLEEKRIILIKVEKFPYDVVLAFGRPFKRVGKSTVRMSKDEYKKSILEIHRKELYFDGQILEEANIGDIDENKLKSFVRKAKERRNLDIEETDDILNILRKLKLLKGDALTNAGILLFGKNPQKFFHQASIKCIRFKGTDVTGKMLDFKEIESDLFTEVDEVEKFIFNNISLRAWIEEGKIERQERWEYPPKALREAIVNAIVHRDYRIPSKIQIRIFDDRIEFWNPGRLPEGWTVETLKEEHTSEPFNPLIARIFFWVGYVEEVGTGTNKMIKWCKEWDLPEPEFKIKSNNIVVIFRKSKLTEEYLNNLGLREREKEIIQFLKERKRITSGDIQKRF